In Symphalangus syndactylus isolate Jambi chromosome 15, NHGRI_mSymSyn1-v2.1_pri, whole genome shotgun sequence, the following are encoded in one genomic region:
- the LOC129463988 gene encoding coxsackievirus and adenovirus receptor-like, which translates to MIEKAKGETAYGPCKFTLSPEDQGPLDIEWLISPDDNQKVDQVIILYSGDKIYDDYYPDLKGRVYFKSNDLKSGDVSINVTNLQLSDIGTDQCKVKKAPGVANKKIQLVVLGKPLGTRCYVDGSEEIGSDFKLKCEPKEGSLPLQYEWQKLSDSQKMPTSWLAEMTSSVISVKNASSEYSVTYSCTVRSRVGSDQCLLRVDVVPPSNKAGLIAGAIIGTLLALVLIGLVIFCCRKKRRKEKYEKEVHHDIREDVPPPKSRTSTARSYIGSNHSSLGSMPPSNMEGYSKTQYNQVPSEDFEPTPQSPTVPPAKVAAPNLSRMGVIPVMIPAQS; encoded by the coding sequence ATGATTGAAAAAGCCAAAGGGGAAACTGCCTATGGGCCATGCAAATTTACGCTTAGTCCCGAAGACCAGGGACCACTGGACATCGAGTGGCTGATATCACCAGATGATAATCAGAAGGTGGATCAagtgattattttatattctggagACAAAATTTATGATGACTACTATCCAGATCTGAAAGGCCGAGTATATTTTAAGAGTAATGATCTCAAATCTGGTGATGTATCAATAAATGTAACGAATTTACAGCTGTCAGATATTGGCACAGATCAGTGCAAAGTGAAAAAAGCTCCTGGTGTCGCAAATAAGAAGATTCAGCTGGTAGTTCTTGGTAAGCCTTTAGGTACAAGATGTTACGTTGATGGATCAGAAGAAATTGGAAGTGACTTTAAACTAAAATGCGAACCAAAAGAAGGTTCACTTCCATTACAGTATGAATGGCAAAAATTGTCTGACTCACAAAAAATGCCCACTTCATGGTTAGCAGAAATGACTTCGTCTGTTATATCTGTAAAAAATGCTTCTTCTGAGTACTCTGTGACATACAGCTGTACAGTCAGAAGCAGAGTGGGCTCTGATCAGTGCCTGTTGCGTGTAGACGTTGTCCCTCCTTCAAATAAAGCTGGACTAATTGCAGGAGCCATTATAGGAACTTTGCTTGCTCTAGTGCTCATTGGTCTTGTCATCTTTTGCTGTCGTAAAAAgcgcagaaaagaaaaatatgaaaaggaagtTCATCACGATATCAGGGAAGATGTGCCGCCTCCAAAGAGCCGTACCTCCACTGCCAGAAGCTACATAGGCAGTAATCATTCATCCCTGGGATCCATGCCTCCTTCCAACATGGAAGGATATTCCAAGACTCAGTATAACCAAGTACCAAGTGAAGACTTTGAACCCACTCCTCAGAGTCCGACTGTCCCACCCGCTAAGGTAGCTGCCCCTAATCTAAGTCGAATGGGCGTGATTCCTGTGATGATTCCCGCACAGAGCTAG